The sequence CAGGCTGAGTTCGTCGATCAGCGCCGCCCGCCGGCCTTCATCCTCGATTCGCGGCACATGGATCTGGATCAGGCTCTCGCGCCGCATGCGGGCGCCGGCCGGAGTCTCGCCGGGAACGAGGCCGGTCACCTGCCCGCTGGCGTCGCGGTCCACTCCCATGATCGGGTGCACCACGAAGCTGGCGGTCAGCCCCTGCGCGTTGAGCGCGCCCATGAGCGAATCGAGCAGGAACGGCATGTCGTCATTGACGATCTCGATCACCGAGACCCGGGCGAGCCGGTCGCCGCCCTCGGCGGGCGGGAGCTGCTCGATGCGTATGTCGAAGCTGTCGCGCCGCCGGACCTTCAGATGGGCATAGGCGAGGCGCGCCAGCGCCGCGAGTTCATGCGGGGTGTAGACCCGCACATCCTCGGCCACGGCGCGGCCGAACAGGCCATGGGCGAACCGGGCCGGCACATCGCCGTCGGTCGCCTGCAGGATGAGGTCCGCCTGCTCGACGAGCTGGCGTGCGACGCGCTCGTCCTCGCTGGCCAGGAACCCTTCGACGCCCATCATCTCCCCCCGCCGGATGGCACGGGCCCCACCGAGAAGCCCGTCTACCGGCTGTAGCCGATTGTTCTATTATACGTCCATTCCGGCGGCTTGAATGCGGGCGATCCCTCGCCCCCGGCCGCTGTTGCCGGTTGGTCACAGAAAGATAAGACTATCGCCCGATTGATCTCGATCAAGCGCGCCACGCCCCCCTGCCCTCACGAATGGGCGCGTGCCCGGTACAGGGCTTAAGGGAATAAAGGGGTTTGGGGCATGTCGTCCATCCGGTCATTTTTTGCTCGCACCGCCGCGCCGGCGGTCCTCGCGCTCGCGGGCGCCGCTCTGATCGCGGCCCCGGCGGTCGCGGCTGACATCAACACGGCCGCGCCGCTCGCCTATAAGGCGCCGGCGCCGGTGGAGGAACAGAGCCCGTGGCAGATCCGCGTGCGCCTGCTCGGCGTCATCCCCGAGGATAACGGCTCGGTGCGGGGCATCCTCGGCTCCGGGCTCGATGTCTCCGATTCCGTGGTGCCGGAACTCGACATCACCTATTACTTCACCAAGAACTGGGCGGCGGAGCTGATCCTCGGCGTCACCCCGCACGACATCAACGGCACCGGCGCGATCTCCAGCCTGAACAAGATCGGCGAGGTCTGGCTGCTGCCGCCGACCCTGACGCTGCAGTACCACTTCACCGATTTCGGCGCCTTCAAGCCCTATATCGGCGCCGGCATCAACTACACCTTCTTCTTCGACCAGAAGGCCTATTCGGCCGATTCGATCGACGTGAAGGACACGTTCGGCTGGGCGCTGCAGGCCGGCTTCGACTATATGTTCGACGCGCATTGGGGCTTCAACGTCGACGTGAAGAAGCTGTTCCTCAAGCCCGATTTCGATGTCGTGGTCGCCGGCCAGCCGCTCACCGGCAAGGCCAATCTCGACCCGTGGATCGTCGGCGTCGGCGTCACCTACCGCTTCTGAGGCAAGGCGCCTCACACGCAAAGGGCCGGCTCACGCCGGCCCTTTTTCGTTGCCCACCCGCTCAATGGCGGAAATGGCGCACGCCGGTGAACACCATGGCGATGCCGGCCGCATCCGCCGCCGCGATCACATCCGCGTCGCGGATCGAGCCACCCGGCTGGATCACGGCGGTGGCCCCGGCCTCGATGGCGGTGATGAGGCCATCGGCGAAGGGGAAGAAGGCGTCGGAGGCCACGACGCTGCCGCGCGTCAGTGGCTCGGCATTCCCAGCCGCCTCGGCGGCGTCGCGCGCCTTGTGGGCGGCGATGCGGGCCGAATCGACCCGGCTCATCTGCCCGGCGCCGATGCCGACGGTCGCGAGGTCGCGGGCATAGACGATGGCGTTCGACTTCACATGCTTCACCACGCGGAAGGCGAAGGCGAGGTCCGCCAGTTCCTTCGCCGTCGGCGCGCGCTGGGTCACCACTTTCAGCGCCATGTCGTCCACCACGGCATTGTCGCGCGACTGCACGAGATAGCCGCCGGCGAGCGACTTCACCGCCAGCCCGCCGCCGCGCGGGTCCGGCAGGCCGCCGGTCACCAGCAGGCGCAGATTCTTCTTGGCGCCGACAATGGCGGCGGCTTCCTCTGTCGCGTCGGGGGCGACGATCACCTCGGTGAAGATGTCGACGATGGCGCGCGCCGCGTCGGCGTCCAGCGTGCGGTTCAGCGCCACAATGCCGCCAAAGGCCGAGGTCGGGTCGCAGGCCAGCGCCTTGCGATAGGCCTCAACCAGCGTTTCGCCTTCAGCGACGCCGCAGGGATTGGCGTGCTTGACGATCACCACCGCCGGGGCGCGGGCGGGGTCGAACTCCGCCACCGCCTCGAAGGCCGCGTCCGTGTCGTTGAGGTTGTTGTAGGACAGCGCCTTGCCCTGGAGTTGGCGGGCGGTGGCCACCCCCGGCCGCGCCGGGCCGCCGACATAGAAAGCCGCGCTCTGGTGCGGGTTCTCGCCATAGCGCAGCGCCTCCGCGAGGCGTCCGCCGAACACCCGGCTTTCCGCCGCCGCTTCCGCGTTCTCCTTCGCCTCGACCTCGGCGAACCAGCCGGCGATGGCGCCATCATAGGTGGCGGTGCGGGCATAGGCGAGCTGCGCCAGCCGGCGGCGGGTGGCGAGCGTGGTGCCGCCCTTTTCCGCGATCTCCGCCAGCACGGTGTCATAGCTCGACGGATCGACCACGATGGCGACATCGGCATGGTTCTTGGCGGCGGCGCGGATCATCGCCGGCCCGCCAATGTCGATGTTCTCGACGCAGTCATCATAGCCGGCGCCGCGCGCCACCGTGGCCTCGAACGGGTAGAGATTCACCACCACAAGGTCGATCGGCAGGATGTTGTGCTGCTCCATCGCGGCGCGGTGGGCGGCATCGTCGCGAATGGCGAGAATGCCGCCATGCACGCCGGGATGCAGCGTCTTCACCCGCCCGTCCATCATTTCCGGAAAGCCGGTGAGGTCGGACACGTCGAGCACCGCCAGCCCCGCTTCCGCCAGCGCCTTGCGCGTGCCGCCGGTGGAAACCAGCGCGATGCCCTTGGCGGCGAGCGCCTGCGCGAAGGGCACGAGGCCGGTCTTGTCGGAGACCGAGAGAAGGGCGCGGGCGATGGGGCGGATGTCAGCGGACATGGAAGCGGCCAATGCGTTGAAACGGGGAAGCCGCCGCCCCTACCACGTCTGGCCTTCCGGGTGAACCGTGCGCAGAGCCGACCCGCTATGTGGGCAGAGGAGCGGGCGCCTCCCTTAACCCTTCACTGCCGCCATCGTCATCCCTGAACGGCCGCAGGCCGTATCCGGGATCGCGCGACGATCGGCGAGCGATCCCGGCTCTCGCTGCGCTCGGCCGGGATGACGAATTGGGAAAAGGCGAGGGATCAGCCCCGCAGCGCTTTCAACTGGACGAAGGTCCATTCCACCCGCGGCGTCTGCCGGGCATTCCCGGTGATGACGAGCTGATCCGTCCGGCGCGGACCGGCGCCGCTGCCGAGAAAGATGCTCTCCTCGATCGTCACGCTGCTTCCCGGCGCGGTAAACGCCCAGTCATCGCCATCGGGCAGGCGCAGGATCACCGTCTGCCCGTCCGAGGTGCGCGAGGGCTCGACCGAGGGATGCAGATGGAAGCGCACCGCATAGCGGCCGGGCTGGTCGGCGGAGAATTCCTCGCCCTGCGCCACCCGGAACAGATCCTCGCCGTCGAGCCGCATACCATCCGCCGACAGCCGCCAGGAGCGCTGGTGGATGAGGCCGTAGCGCGCCGCATAGCCGTCATGACTGGCGCGCAGCACGTCCGCACCGCCGCGCTCACCCCGGTCGACATGCAGATCGCTGGGACCGCTGAGCACCGGCGCCCCGCACAGTCGCGTCAGCGGGCCGGCGGCGAGAAAGCGACAGGACGAGGCCTCCTCCACCACGGCGGCCGAATGCGCCGCCGTCTGCCGAGCCGCTGCCCGCCATTCCTCGCGCCCGGCGGCCGGCAGGCCGCAATTGACAACGATACGGTGCCGCCCGGCCGACAGCTCGAAGGACAGGCAGCCCGCATGCGCGTCGAGGCTCACCGGCAGCGGCGGCGGCGCCCCGGTATCGGCGATCACCACGGTGGTGCCGGCCTCCATGCGCTGGTAGCCGGAATAGGGCGCGTTCGCCACCGGGCGCCCGCGCGCATCGTCATAGGCGAGCACGGTGGCGAGCACGTCCGCCGGCGTCGGCCCCATGCCGTTGAACAGCGCGAAGGCGCCGTCGACATGCCGGAAAAAGCGCAGCATCGGCATCATCCGGTCGAGCGCGTTGAGCAGCGCCGGCGGCGGCGCCACATGCCGGGCCTCGTAGCTCTGGCGCAGCGGCAGCAGGTCGAGCAGCACATCGAGCAGCATGCCCGGGTTGCGGCTGACATGGCCGCCATCGCCCAGCACCTGCCGGTCGAGTTCCTCGACCAGCCGCTTCTGCGCCGCGCGCATCAGCCGCGTCTGGTCGGCCATGCAGAGGCTGGCCAGCGACAGCGACAGCGCGCAGGCAAGGCGCGCCCGCCCGTCCGGCGCGCCCGGGCCGACGCTCTTGATGTAGCGCACCTGCGCCGTGAGGCTGCGGATGAAGCGGCGGTGAAAGCCGGGATCGGCGTCCTGCAGGATCAGCGGCGCCTGGGTGAGCCAGCTCGTCACCCGCCGCGCCGCCACCTCGGGCGACGAGGCCAGCGGCAGGCGGTGGCCGCGCATGGCGATCCAGTCGCCGACCAGCGCGCGGGCATGGGCGCGGGCGACGGGCGAGGCGGCGGCCTGCAAGTGCCGCAGCCAGCCGAAGGAATAGAGCTCGCGCGCCCAGTCCGGCGAGGGCGGCTCCATCTCGAAGGGAGAGGCGCCGTCGGTCAGCACCAGCTTGCCGGCGAAGCTGTAGCGCCCGGCATAGAAGTCGGCCGCGCGCGCGGGGTCGCCGGTGCGCAGTTCATGCGGGGCGAACAGCAGCCGCGAGGGCACCGGCACCGCCGTCGCCCGCCAGGGGAACCAGGGATGCGCCAGAGTGTGGGCGACCAGCCGGTTCCAGCCGGTCTCAAGCGCGAACAGCGCCAGACGGGCGCGCTTCGCGTGGATGTCGCGGGCCATCAGCGCCTCAGCCCCTCTCGAAGACGCCGGGAATCACCAGCTTTGCCATGGCCGCGAGCTTAGCGGAGCGAGTCCGTGCGTCCAGTCGGCGGGCGAGGCGGCGCGCGGCAGGAAGGGACAGGCTCATCCCCGCCGCAGCCGCGCGGCGAAGAAGCCATCGAGCCCGGCAAAGCGCGGATCCTCATCCGGCAGATGCGTCGGCAGGGTACGCACCTCGCCGGCGGCGTTGATCCATTCCGCCGCGATGCCGCATTCGCCCGGCTCCACCGGCACGCGGGTGAAATCCGGCCGGCGCTCAAGGAAGGCCGCGACCTGGCGCTCGCCTTCCTCCGGCTCCAGCGAGCAGGTGG is a genomic window of Ancylobacter sp. IITR112 containing:
- a CDS encoding OmpW family protein, encoding MSSIRSFFARTAAPAVLALAGAALIAAPAVAADINTAAPLAYKAPAPVEEQSPWQIRVRLLGVIPEDNGSVRGILGSGLDVSDSVVPELDITYYFTKNWAAELILGVTPHDINGTGAISSLNKIGEVWLLPPTLTLQYHFTDFGAFKPYIGAGINYTFFFDQKAYSADSIDVKDTFGWALQAGFDYMFDAHWGFNVDVKKLFLKPDFDVVVAGQPLTGKANLDPWIVGVGVTYRF
- the purH gene encoding bifunctional phosphoribosylaminoimidazolecarboxamide formyltransferase/IMP cyclohydrolase codes for the protein MSADIRPIARALLSVSDKTGLVPFAQALAAKGIALVSTGGTRKALAEAGLAVLDVSDLTGFPEMMDGRVKTLHPGVHGGILAIRDDAAHRAAMEQHNILPIDLVVVNLYPFEATVARGAGYDDCVENIDIGGPAMIRAAAKNHADVAIVVDPSSYDTVLAEIAEKGGTTLATRRRLAQLAYARTATYDGAIAGWFAEVEAKENAEAAAESRVFGGRLAEALRYGENPHQSAAFYVGGPARPGVATARQLQGKALSYNNLNDTDAAFEAVAEFDPARAPAVVIVKHANPCGVAEGETLVEAYRKALACDPTSAFGGIVALNRTLDADAARAIVDIFTEVIVAPDATEEAAAIVGAKKNLRLLVTGGLPDPRGGGLAVKSLAGGYLVQSRDNAVVDDMALKVVTQRAPTAKELADLAFAFRVVKHVKSNAIVYARDLATVGIGAGQMSRVDSARIAAHKARDAAEAAGNAEPLTRGSVVASDAFFPFADGLITAIEAGATAVIQPGGSIRDADVIAAADAAGIAMVFTGVRHFRH
- a CDS encoding heparinase II/III family protein, which produces MARDIHAKRARLALFALETGWNRLVAHTLAHPWFPWRATAVPVPSRLLFAPHELRTGDPARAADFYAGRYSFAGKLVLTDGASPFEMEPPSPDWARELYSFGWLRHLQAAASPVARAHARALVGDWIAMRGHRLPLASSPEVAARRVTSWLTQAPLILQDADPGFHRRFIRSLTAQVRYIKSVGPGAPDGRARLACALSLSLASLCMADQTRLMRAAQKRLVEELDRQVLGDGGHVSRNPGMLLDVLLDLLPLRQSYEARHVAPPPALLNALDRMMPMLRFFRHVDGAFALFNGMGPTPADVLATVLAYDDARGRPVANAPYSGYQRMEAGTTVVIADTGAPPPLPVSLDAHAGCLSFELSAGRHRIVVNCGLPAAGREEWRAAARQTAAHSAAVVEEASSCRFLAAGPLTRLCGAPVLSGPSDLHVDRGERGGADVLRASHDGYAARYGLIHQRSWRLSADGMRLDGEDLFRVAQGEEFSADQPGRYAVRFHLHPSVEPSRTSDGQTVILRLPDGDDWAFTAPGSSVTIEESIFLGSGAGPRRTDQLVITGNARQTPRVEWTFVQLKALRG